A genome region from Chloroflexi bacterium ADurb.Bin180 includes the following:
- the ppnK gene encoding putative inorganic polyphosphate/ATP-NAD kinase codes for MTGQMMKRVGLVCHPKIDAAHRLAQAATDRLAGLGISAWSGSAWQEKELLERLKGTDLLISLGGDGTLVRLARLTAGADTPILGVNLGRVGFLAELQPDQVIDSLPALAEGRFWLEERMMLRASLEQDGRSAEQNATHAHQFEAINEVVVSRGRVARIVRIAAHVDGQYLTTYAADGLIVATPTGSTAYALAAGGPILNPQLANLVVVPIAPHLTVDTALVLPARARVRLVLSCEEEGTLTVDGQVDHPLCNGDAVVVTASEHLCRLVRLGEHNYFYKTLMQKLK; via the coding sequence ATGACGGGGCAGATGATGAAACGAGTCGGACTGGTTTGCCACCCCAAAATCGATGCCGCGCACCGCCTGGCGCAGGCCGCCACCGACCGTCTGGCCGGGCTCGGCATATCCGCCTGGAGCGGCTCCGCGTGGCAGGAAAAGGAGCTGCTCGAGCGGCTCAAGGGAACGGACCTGCTCATTTCCCTGGGCGGCGACGGCACCCTGGTCCGCCTGGCGCGGCTCACGGCTGGAGCCGACACTCCGATTCTGGGGGTGAACCTGGGGCGGGTTGGTTTCCTGGCCGAGCTGCAGCCGGACCAGGTCATCGACAGCCTGCCGGCACTGGCCGAGGGACGCTTCTGGCTCGAGGAACGAATGATGCTGCGCGCCAGCCTGGAACAGGACGGTCGCTCTGCTGAGCAGAACGCCACCCACGCCCACCAATTCGAGGCCATCAACGAGGTGGTGGTAAGCCGCGGCCGGGTGGCGCGCATCGTGCGCATCGCCGCCCACGTCGACGGACAGTACCTGACCACCTACGCCGCCGACGGCCTGATTGTGGCCACCCCCACCGGTTCCACTGCCTACGCCCTGGCAGCGGGCGGGCCGATCCTCAACCCGCAACTGGCCAACCTCGTTGTGGTGCCCATCGCGCCGCACCTGACCGTCGACACGGCCCTGGTGCTGCCGGCCAGGGCCCGGGTGCGCCTGGTGCTCTCCTGTGAAGAAGAAGGCACTCTCACCGTCGACGGCCAGGTGGACCACCCGCTCTGCAACGGCGACGCGGTGGTGGTGACCGCCAGTGAGCACCTCTGCCGGTTAGTGCGTCTGGGTGAGCACAACTATTTCTACAAGACCCTGATGCAGAAACTCAAGTAG
- a CDS encoding Dolichyl-phosphate-mannose-protein mannosyltransferase, producing MVRGGGRPVVPGKSSAVLWLLCLALGLAAALALWLSTPTYGLAMTPDSTVYLGAAQSMLKGKGLSNRGVPLTHFPPAYPIALAAAARLLHTGPFTAARYLHVLLFACNLVLAALLAYLCSGGSGSATVAGMLLLGVSAQTLRSHLNVASEPLFLAFTLTSLVLAGQYLLRRRSGWLLAAALAGGLAITTRYVGVALLLPLLWVAWKYTPQNRRVRTTVLALACSAAPAAAWVARNVALRLPATNRTLAYHPVDLERLREFQAALSELILPGLSLPGLVQTLLTVGGLALALGSIAFWLRKARTEPPRARAAPPAVELIAVLLILALSYVGVLLLSLTFLDASIMGGRFVLIPYTMVGMAALAAVYQLTGKGRSALWWGVLLCLALSLVRNGQEGLRWAQELRAVGHGYSGQAWAESPTVAAVRSLPSGLVLYSNVAEAIQYVTGRETEYLPRLYDPTSLIANPVYEQELDRVCRECREGRAVVVYLYQVQGRWQYGTKEELLSLCPLDYLGQWSDGALWGKAR from the coding sequence ATGGTCCGCGGCGGCGGTCGACCAGTAGTGCCCGGAAAAAGCAGTGCTGTCCTCTGGCTGCTCTGTCTGGCGCTGGGCCTGGCCGCAGCCCTTGCCCTCTGGTTGAGCACGCCGACCTACGGCCTGGCCATGACGCCTGATTCGACGGTTTACCTCGGCGCCGCGCAGAGCATGCTGAAGGGGAAGGGTCTGTCGAATCGCGGCGTCCCACTGACGCACTTTCCGCCAGCATACCCCATTGCCCTTGCCGCCGCTGCCCGGCTGCTGCACACCGGGCCGTTCACCGCGGCCCGCTACCTGCACGTCCTGCTCTTTGCCTGCAACCTAGTCCTGGCCGCACTGCTGGCCTATCTCTGCTCTGGGGGCAGCGGATCGGCCACTGTCGCCGGGATGCTGCTGCTGGGGGTATCGGCTCAGACATTGCGCAGCCACCTGAACGTGGCCTCCGAGCCGCTGTTCCTCGCCTTCACCCTGACCAGTCTGGTGCTGGCCGGTCAGTATCTGCTGCGGCGCAGGAGCGGCTGGCTCCTGGCAGCAGCCCTGGCCGGCGGGCTGGCCATCACCACGCGCTACGTTGGCGTGGCCCTGCTCCTGCCCCTGCTGTGGGTCGCATGGAAGTACACGCCGCAGAACCGGCGCGTCCGGACGACGGTGCTGGCGCTGGCGTGCTCTGCGGCACCGGCGGCGGCGTGGGTGGCGCGCAATGTTGCCCTGCGTCTGCCCGCGACGAACCGCACCCTGGCCTACCACCCCGTGGATTTGGAGCGGCTGCGCGAGTTTCAGGCAGCGCTCAGCGAGCTGATCCTGCCCGGTTTGTCGCTGCCAGGGCTGGTTCAGACCTTGCTCACCGTCGGAGGGCTGGCGTTGGCCCTTGGCAGTATTGCCTTCTGGCTGCGAAAGGCCAGAACAGAACCGCCTCGCGCTCGGGCAGCGCCGCCAGCCGTTGAATTGATCGCGGTGCTGCTGATTCTGGCATTGTCGTACGTTGGCGTGCTGCTATTGTCACTGACCTTCCTCGACGCCTCCATCATGGGCGGACGCTTCGTGCTGATTCCCTACACCATGGTGGGCATGGCGGCACTGGCGGCAGTCTACCAACTGACGGGGAAGGGCCGGTCGGCCCTCTGGTGGGGAGTGCTGCTCTGCCTGGCGCTGTCCCTGGTGCGCAACGGCCAGGAGGGATTGCGGTGGGCGCAGGAGCTGCGAGCCGTCGGGCACGGGTACTCCGGCCAGGCCTGGGCTGAGTCACCCACCGTGGCCGCGGTCCGCTCTCTCCCCTCCGGGCTGGTGCTTTACTCAAATGTCGCCGAGGCGATCCAGTACGTGACCGGCCGAGAGACCGAGTATCTGCCCAGGCTGTACGATCCGACCAGCCTGATCGCCAATCCTGTCTATGAGCAAGAGCTGGACCGGGTCTGCCGGGAGTGCCGCGAGGGGCGAGCCGTCGTGGTCTACCTGTACCAGGTTCAAGGCCGCTGGCAGTACGGAACCAAAGAGGAGCTGCTCTCCCTCTGCCCGCTGGACTACCTGGGCCAGTGGAGCGATGGCGCGCTCTGGGGCAAGGCCCGGTAG
- a CDS encoding Translin family protein, with the protein MDRLDGIAERARLYLDGKNAARDVALARSRELIRYCANTIRATHRGEFDEAENLLATARQAAANMVAGLEGHADLYHAGYTQDALKEFAEASITFCLITDRPLPTPEELAVLPDTYLNGLGEAAGELRRYVLDVVRHGKVERCESMLQAMEDIYSLLVTMDYPDAVTSGLRRTTDMVRGVLERTRGDLTVAARQDSLQRALARLERKVSPSSDAAWPAAGGLTGSHGDDEDENDA; encoded by the coding sequence TTGGACAGGTTGGACGGCATCGCTGAACGCGCTCGTCTCTATCTCGATGGCAAGAACGCGGCGCGGGACGTGGCTCTGGCCCGCTCGCGCGAGCTGATTCGCTACTGCGCCAACACCATCCGCGCTACCCACCGTGGCGAGTTCGATGAAGCGGAGAACCTGCTCGCTACTGCGCGGCAGGCGGCGGCCAATATGGTGGCCGGGCTCGAAGGTCACGCGGACCTCTACCACGCCGGCTACACTCAGGACGCCCTCAAAGAGTTCGCCGAGGCTAGCATCACGTTCTGCCTGATCACCGATCGTCCGTTGCCCACACCGGAAGAACTGGCTGTATTGCCAGACACGTACCTCAACGGCCTGGGCGAGGCGGCCGGCGAGCTGCGCCGTTACGTGCTCGACGTGGTCCGCCACGGCAAGGTCGAGCGCTGCGAGTCGATGCTGCAGGCGATGGAGGACATCTACAGCCTGCTGGTGACAATGGACTATCCCGACGCCGTGACCAGCGGCCTGCGCCGCACCACCGATATGGTGCGGGGCGTGCTCGAGCGAACGCGCGGCGACCTCACCGTGGCCGCTAGACAGGATTCATTGCAGCGCGCTCTGGCCAGACTGGAGCGCAAGGTCAGCCCGTCGTCCGATGCCGCCTGGCCCGCCGCGGGAGGCCTGACCGGCAGCCACGGCGACGACGAAGATGAGAACGATGCCTGA
- a CDS encoding HIT-like protein, giving the protein MEHQETSSDRPCIFCRILAGKAPAVRVYEDEYTLAFMDINPSTRGHVLVVPKVHARDLLDVSEEDLRHVISTVQRVALAVEKALHPDGINLFHATRRAAFQSVFHFHIHVVPRWWNDGLRAPWSVRAGDPAEIEAVGALIRQVLESPPPA; this is encoded by the coding sequence ATGGAACACCAGGAGACGTCGAGCGACAGACCATGCATCTTTTGCCGGATTCTGGCGGGCAAGGCGCCAGCCGTGCGGGTCTATGAGGACGAGTACACCCTGGCCTTTATGGACATCAACCCGTCGACGCGCGGCCACGTGCTGGTGGTCCCCAAAGTGCATGCGCGCGACCTGCTGGACGTCAGCGAAGAGGACCTGCGCCACGTGATCAGCACGGTGCAGCGAGTGGCTCTGGCCGTGGAAAAAGCGCTCCACCCTGACGGCATCAACCTCTTTCACGCCACGCGCCGGGCTGCTTTCCAGAGCGTCTTTCACTTCCACATCCATGTCGTACCGCGCTGGTGGAACGACGGGCTGCGGGCACCGTGGAGCGTTCGCGCGGGCGACCCGGCAGAGATCGAGGCAGTGGGCGCGCTGATCAGGCAGGTACTCGAGAGCCCGCCGCCAGCCTAG
- the yciB_2 gene encoding putative L,D-transpeptidase YciB precursor, whose amino-acid sequence MPEMRSLRRSWLLALLGLVLLMGCVVDPPTPPPTLEPTPAPTALPSATATATPTHTPEPTPTETPVPSPMPTRGPEAYYKRLVLVDQDLQTMYVYQDGVLIRTIPVSTGRPDQPETITPAWEGEVGRYVGTFFSFGTYQDEGWYLFYHYGGMLIHGNPYIKEGDQKVYQELDALGTRPASHGCIRLPPDEAVWFTSWQPQGAHMIIRALTKSF is encoded by the coding sequence ATGCCTGAGATGCGTTCTCTGCGGCGATCCTGGCTGCTGGCACTGCTTGGTCTGGTGCTGTTGATGGGCTGCGTGGTCGATCCTCCGACGCCGCCCCCGACTCTTGAGCCTACACCCGCGCCCACGGCCCTGCCCAGCGCCACCGCCACTGCCACTCCAACCCACACGCCAGAGCCGACGCCCACCGAGACTCCTGTGCCCTCGCCCATGCCCACGCGCGGGCCGGAGGCCTACTACAAACGCCTGGTACTCGTGGATCAGGACCTGCAGACGATGTATGTCTACCAGGACGGTGTGCTGATCCGCACCATCCCGGTAAGCACTGGCCGACCCGACCAGCCCGAGACGATCACTCCCGCCTGGGAGGGAGAAGTGGGCCGCTACGTGGGCACTTTCTTCTCCTTTGGGACGTACCAGGATGAAGGCTGGTATCTCTTTTACCACTATGGCGGCATGCTGATCCACGGGAACCCCTACATCAAAGAAGGGGACCAGAAGGTCTACCAGGAGCTCGATGCTCTGGGCACGCGGCCAGCCTCCCACGGCTGCATCCGCCTGCCGCCAGACGAGGCGGTCTGGTTCACCTCCTGGCAGCCGCAGGGCGCGCATATGATCATCCGCGCGCTCACCAAAAGCTTCTGA
- the recN gene encoding DNA repair protein RecN has product MLSELYISNLAIIDALRLTFAPGLNVLTGETGAGKSIIIDAVSTLLGGRADVDLIRSGTDTARVEGSFALSPELHQRLAGYLREQGLESDTTELILTRELKRNGRHVCRVNGRAVTLATFAQVGERLVDIHGQSEHLSLLRVREHLEFLDRYGNLLEQRAGVAELVSGLRAVRDELAALRRDERELVRRADMLQYQVREIQDARLKAGEEEELAAERRVLANAERLSALANAAFERLAGGGEDQRAVIDQLQAVLENLNELARLDPPAAAHRKLVEDASYQLDDLSRTLREYRDGIEADPDRLQSIDDRLDLIHNLKRKYGSSIPEVLRYGEDKARELYAITHNEERLVELEKDEARLLVAAGQQAAALSQARRAAAEALASSVECELHDLSMAKARFVVDIGWKEDASGLVVDGKRYAFDSSGIDQVEFLISPNVGEPPKPLAKIASGGETSRLMLALKTVLANADQVPTLIFDEIDQGIGGRAGGVVGKKLWGLTSAHQVLCVTHLPQLACYGDVHLKVDKVEQEGRTVTRVAELADEARVDELAQMLGGPAGAARQQSAREMLAESVAAKHTAVLGAPPPTGKRKKQ; this is encoded by the coding sequence ATGCTATCCGAACTCTACATCTCGAACCTGGCCATCATTGACGCGCTTCGCCTGACCTTTGCCCCCGGGCTCAACGTTCTGACCGGCGAGACCGGCGCCGGCAAGTCGATTATCATCGACGCCGTCAGCACTCTCCTTGGCGGGCGTGCCGACGTCGACCTCATCCGTTCCGGCACCGACACGGCCCGTGTCGAAGGCTCCTTCGCTCTGTCCCCCGAGCTGCACCAGCGCCTGGCCGGCTATCTGCGGGAGCAGGGTCTGGAGAGCGACACGACGGAGCTGATCCTGACCCGCGAGCTCAAGCGCAACGGCCGCCACGTCTGCCGCGTCAACGGCCGCGCGGTGACCCTGGCTACCTTTGCCCAGGTCGGCGAGCGTCTGGTGGACATCCACGGCCAGAGCGAGCACCTGTCGTTGCTGCGCGTGCGGGAGCACCTCGAGTTCCTCGACCGTTACGGTAACCTGCTGGAGCAGCGGGCTGGCGTGGCCGAGCTGGTTAGCGGGCTGCGCGCCGTACGCGACGAGCTGGCTGCGCTGCGGCGCGACGAGAGAGAGCTGGTCCGGCGCGCTGACATGCTGCAGTACCAGGTGCGTGAGATCCAGGATGCGCGCCTGAAGGCTGGCGAAGAGGAAGAGCTGGCCGCCGAGCGGCGCGTGCTGGCCAACGCCGAACGGCTTTCGGCACTGGCCAACGCGGCCTTTGAGCGATTGGCCGGCGGCGGCGAGGACCAGCGTGCCGTGATCGACCAGTTGCAGGCGGTGTTGGAGAACCTGAACGAGCTGGCCCGGCTCGACCCTCCGGCTGCCGCCCACCGCAAGCTGGTGGAGGACGCCTCCTACCAGCTCGATGACCTGTCTCGCACGCTGCGCGAGTACCGCGACGGCATCGAGGCGGATCCCGACCGCCTCCAGTCTATCGACGACCGCCTGGACCTGATCCACAACCTCAAGCGCAAGTACGGCAGCTCGATCCCCGAGGTGCTGCGCTACGGTGAGGACAAGGCCCGCGAGCTCTATGCCATAACGCACAACGAGGAGCGCCTGGTCGAGCTGGAGAAGGACGAGGCGCGGTTGCTGGTCGCAGCGGGGCAGCAGGCGGCCGCTCTGTCGCAGGCGCGGCGCGCCGCCGCCGAGGCCCTGGCCTCGTCTGTGGAGTGCGAGCTGCACGACCTGAGTATGGCCAAGGCACGGTTCGTGGTCGATATTGGCTGGAAAGAGGATGCGTCTGGTCTGGTGGTCGATGGCAAACGCTATGCCTTTGACTCCAGCGGCATCGACCAGGTCGAGTTCCTCATCTCGCCCAACGTCGGCGAGCCGCCCAAGCCCCTGGCCAAGATTGCTTCGGGCGGCGAAACCTCGCGGCTCATGCTGGCGCTCAAGACCGTGCTGGCCAACGCCGACCAGGTGCCCACGCTGATCTTTGACGAAATCGACCAGGGCATTGGGGGGCGGGCCGGCGGCGTGGTGGGAAAAAAGCTGTGGGGCCTCACCTCGGCACACCAGGTGCTCTGCGTAACGCACCTGCCCCAGCTCGCCTGCTACGGAGACGTGCACCTCAAGGTGGACAAGGTCGAGCAGGAGGGCCGCACGGTGACCCGCGTGGCCGAGCTGGCCGACGAGGCGCGCGTGGACGAGCTGGCGCAGATGCTGGGCGGCCCGGCCGGCGCGGCTCGCCAGCAGAGCGCCCGTGAGATGCTGGCTGAGAGTGTGGCGGCCAAACACACCGCCGTGCTCGGAGCCCCGCCGCCGACCGGCAAGCGCAAGAAGCAGTAG
- a CDS encoding TGF-beta propeptide: MQYERDDQQTGRRCPLTTSYEHTVRRHLLWTVALLLALLLLTALASQMNVSARSLSTAGRVSATSGSVWVSLSPSAPTVARGDVITLEIRLAAGSELIDGAEIHLNYDRVFLLPVDADGNPTDRLTSSGILSQILRNKIYTETGRIHFAAGIYDPEEPRPSGTFTVATVRFRALWGTGGGTTALTFGTKVPFKTDVTSGGSSVLGGVEDGHITISGEEPPLTPTPTLTASPTVTPTPTASATATATPQCTPMTISFQAGNLPEPSYYGVVDTFLSIDSPAVTHDGNTTLQMKNDNSGGKRPLLRFDVSRIPTGSRVDGATLYLAQDTYRKNDLFVSTVSIYQMLRPWIGGQATWLQATSLVPWSSGGANAPADRAQTVLSSLVIGAIDVWQWRALPVKDAVQAWVNDPGSNAGLLLIGEGSSQEFHFYSSDYPAAAYRPRLEVTYCAAPLVPTITPTPTQTPTVSPTPTATEIGAPTATGTLTPTPSATPTATEIPTPTPTATPESAILSVEAELGRITPPMAVVTDATASNGAYVASPISYEGFVDLDYYITVQGNYELWGRISADTVGSDSFWVTVDRGAEGRWDLPLGPWRWAFVALSGPPQPKAEVYFLTLGWHRVRIKAREAGARLDRLEFRPAGIPQAATPTQIATPSPTLTATSTTSPTPTASPTLTPTPTTSPTPTNSPTPTASATATATPTATPSQTPTQTPTPTATLTATSTLTPTATHTDTPTPTITVTETPGPTFTATATPQHYVALLPLVVKHLEGDRFLPGGP; encoded by the coding sequence TTGCAGTACGAGCGCGATGACCAGCAAACCGGGAGGAGGTGTCCCCTGACTACCTCATACGAGCATACGGTGCGCCGACATCTTCTGTGGACTGTTGCGCTGCTGCTGGCCCTGCTTCTGCTGACCGCCCTGGCCAGCCAGATGAACGTGTCCGCCCGGAGCCTCTCGACTGCCGGCCGCGTGAGTGCGACCAGCGGCTCGGTCTGGGTGAGCCTCTCGCCGTCCGCGCCAACCGTGGCCCGCGGCGACGTCATCACCCTCGAGATTCGGCTGGCCGCAGGCAGCGAGCTCATCGACGGCGCCGAGATCCACCTCAACTATGACCGGGTCTTTTTGCTGCCGGTCGATGCCGACGGCAATCCCACCGACCGCCTCACCTCGAGCGGCATCCTGAGCCAGATCCTGCGCAACAAGATCTATACCGAGACGGGCCGGATCCACTTTGCCGCCGGCATCTACGACCCGGAGGAGCCCCGGCCGAGTGGCACCTTTACCGTGGCCACGGTGCGCTTCAGGGCACTGTGGGGTACGGGCGGCGGAACCACGGCCCTGACCTTTGGGACCAAAGTCCCCTTCAAGACCGACGTGACCAGCGGCGGCAGCTCGGTGCTCGGCGGGGTGGAGGACGGCCATATCACCATCAGCGGTGAAGAGCCACCGCTCACCCCTACACCCACCCTCACTGCCAGCCCCACCGTCACGCCCACCCCTACGGCCAGTGCCACCGCCACCGCCACCCCGCAGTGCACGCCGATGACCATCTCCTTCCAGGCGGGCAATCTGCCAGAGCCTTCTTACTACGGCGTGGTCGACACGTTCCTCAGTATCGACTCGCCAGCCGTCACGCACGATGGCAATACTACGCTGCAGATGAAAAACGACAACAGCGGGGGCAAGCGGCCCCTCTTGCGATTCGACGTCAGCCGCATCCCCACCGGCTCGCGTGTGGACGGCGCAACCCTGTACCTGGCTCAGGACACCTACCGCAAGAATGACCTCTTTGTATCGACGGTCAGCATCTACCAGATGCTGCGGCCGTGGATCGGCGGGCAGGCCACCTGGCTCCAGGCCACCAGCCTCGTGCCCTGGTCCAGCGGTGGAGCGAACGCCCCGGCCGACCGCGCACAGACAGTGCTGAGCAGTCTGGTCATCGGTGCCATCGACGTCTGGCAGTGGCGCGCCTTGCCGGTCAAGGACGCCGTACAGGCCTGGGTCAACGACCCGGGTTCCAACGCCGGCCTGCTGCTCATCGGCGAGGGCTCGAGCCAAGAGTTCCATTTCTACTCCAGCGACTATCCCGCTGCCGCCTATCGGCCCAGGCTCGAGGTCACCTACTGCGCAGCGCCGCTCGTGCCAACGATTACCCCCACGCCGACACAGACCCCCACTGTGTCGCCCACTCCCACCGCGACCGAGATCGGCGCGCCGACGGCCACTGGCACGCTGACGCCTACGCCAAGTGCGACGCCAACGGCAACCGAGATCCCCACCCCCACGCCGACCGCCACACCAGAGTCGGCCATCCTGTCGGTGGAAGCCGAGCTCGGCCGCATCACCCCGCCGATGGCGGTAGTGACTGATGCCACTGCCTCCAACGGCGCCTACGTCGCCTCGCCCATCTCGTACGAGGGGTTTGTCGACCTCGACTATTACATCACCGTTCAGGGCAATTACGAGCTGTGGGGACGCATCTCGGCGGATACGGTGGGCTCGGACTCGTTCTGGGTCACCGTGGACAGGGGCGCCGAGGGCCGCTGGGACCTGCCGCTGGGGCCCTGGCGCTGGGCCTTTGTGGCCCTCAGCGGTCCTCCGCAACCCAAGGCCGAAGTCTATTTCCTGACGCTCGGCTGGCACCGCGTCAGGATCAAAGCCCGCGAGGCGGGAGCGCGACTGGACCGGCTCGAGTTCCGGCCTGCCGGCATACCTCAGGCGGCCACGCCAACGCAGATTGCCACGCCCAGCCCGACGCTGACTGCTACCTCGACCACCAGCCCCACGCCGACGGCCAGCCCGACCCTGACTCCTACCCCGACGACCAGCCCTACGCCAACCAACAGCCCGACGCCCACGGCGAGCGCCACGGCAACGGCGACCCCAACCGCCACTCCCAGCCAGACGCCGACCCAGACGCCAACACCGACGGCGACTCTTACGGCGACCAGCACGCTGACGCCCACCGCTACCCACACGGACACCCCGACGCCCACGATCACTGTGACGGAGACGCCGGGTCCCACATTTACCGCGACGGCAACGCCGCAGCATTATGTCGCGCTGCTGCCACTGGTGGTCAAGCACCTCGAGGGCGACCGGTTCTTGCCTGGCGGGCCCTAG
- the galT gene encoding Galactose-1-phosphate uridylyltransferase — protein MAAQWSVPTGVHRRYNPLTREWVLVSPHRMERPWQGQVEALPQVDLPAYDPDCYLCPGNARSNGERNPDYQGTFVFDNDYGALLPRKPASPDGPRAMPALLVSHPERGICRVVCFSPRHDLGLAHLPVEQVRRVVDTWTQQYYELGSLPFISYVQIFENKGEMMGASNPHPHGQIWANESIPTEPAKEHQAQNEYLMEAESCLLCDYLAQEITIGERVVIENDQWLALVPFWAVWPFETMVLSKRHAPSLLHLTEPERDGLASILKRLTTRYDRLFGVPFPYSMGLHQQPTDGDDHRAWHLHLHFYPPLLRSATVRKFMVGYEMLAQPQRDLTPEAAADRLRETPED, from the coding sequence ATGGCAGCCCAATGGAGCGTTCCGACCGGAGTACATCGCCGCTACAATCCTCTCACCCGCGAATGGGTGCTGGTTTCGCCCCACCGGATGGAGCGCCCCTGGCAGGGACAGGTAGAGGCCCTGCCGCAGGTCGATCTCCCGGCATATGATCCCGACTGCTACCTGTGCCCCGGCAATGCGCGCTCCAACGGCGAGCGCAACCCCGACTATCAGGGCACTTTTGTCTTTGATAACGACTATGGCGCCCTGCTGCCGCGCAAGCCCGCCTCGCCAGACGGCCCGCGCGCCATGCCGGCCCTGCTGGTGAGCCACCCCGAGCGGGGCATCTGCCGCGTGGTATGCTTCTCGCCGCGGCACGACCTGGGTCTGGCCCACCTGCCAGTGGAGCAGGTGCGACGCGTGGTGGACACCTGGACTCAGCAGTACTATGAGCTGGGCAGCCTGCCTTTCATCAGCTATGTGCAGATCTTTGAGAACAAGGGCGAGATGATGGGCGCCTCCAACCCGCACCCGCACGGCCAGATCTGGGCCAATGAGAGCATACCCACCGAACCGGCCAAGGAGCACCAGGCGCAGAACGAGTACCTGATGGAGGCCGAGAGCTGTCTCTTGTGCGATTATCTGGCGCAGGAGATCACCATCGGGGAGCGGGTGGTCATCGAGAACGACCAGTGGCTGGCGCTGGTGCCTTTCTGGGCGGTGTGGCCCTTTGAGACGATGGTGTTGAGCAAGCGCCACGCGCCGTCTTTGCTGCACCTCACCGAGCCAGAACGCGACGGCCTGGCCAGCATCCTCAAGCGGCTGACCACGCGTTACGACCGCCTGTTCGGGGTGCCCTTCCCCTACTCGATGGGCCTGCACCAGCAGCCAACGGACGGGGACGACCACCGCGCCTGGCACCTGCACCTGCACTTTTACCCGCCGCTGCTGCGCTCGGCCACGGTACGCAAATTCATGGTCGGCTACGAGATGCTGGCCCAGCCGCAGCGCGACCTGACACCAGAGGCAGCGGCAGACCGGTTGAGGGAAACCCCAGAGGACTAG